A genomic region of Papaver somniferum cultivar HN1 chromosome 7, ASM357369v1, whole genome shotgun sequence contains the following coding sequences:
- the LOC113294850 gene encoding uncharacterized protein LOC113294850, translating to MNSGGRKWDLMHDEIEAMFFKERAILEAKYQKMKIVPEMTEIILGLQGDVPADSRKGVPYVGGNNKVAACAKHFVGDGGTTKGINENNTVTDWHGLLSIHMPGYYNSIIKGVSTIMVSYSRWNSEKMHANRDLVTNFLKDTLNFRGFVISDWKGIDRITSPAGTNYTYSVHSGINAGIDMIMIPMNHTDFIHDLTYLVGKNVIPMSRIDDAVKRILKVKFMMGLFEIPMADHCCFSYAIVVIGEQPYAETMGDNLNLTIPEPGLSTMKNVCGSIKCVVVVIYGRPLVIEPYLSYVDALVVAWIPGSEGQGV from the exons ATGAATTCAGGTGGAAGAAAATGGGATCTTATG CATGATGAAATTGAAGCAATGTTTTTTAAAGAGAGAGCCATACTTGAAGCCAAgtaccagaagatgaagattgttCCGGAAATGACTGAGATTATTCTTGGTTTACAAGGAGATGTTCCCGCGGATTCTCGAAAAGGAGTTCCTTATGTTGGTGGAAA CAACAAGGTTGCTGCTTGTGCAAAGCATTTCGTTGGTGATGGTGGCACAACAAAGGGTATTAACGAGAACAACACAGTGACTGACTGGCATGGACTACTCAGTATTCATATGCCTGGTTATTATAATTCAATCATCAAGGGTGTATCAACCATCATGGTTTCGTACTCAAGATGGAACAGCGAAAAGATGCATGCTAACCGTGATCTTGTTACTAACTTCCTCAAAGACACTCTTAATTTCAGG GGATTCGTCATTTCCGATTGGAAAGGTATTGACAGGATTACTTCACCAGCAGGCACCAACTATACTTACTCCGTCCATTCTGGGATTAATGCCGGCATTGACATG ATCATGATTCCAATGAACCACACTGATTTTATCCATGATCTAACCTACCTGGTTGGGAAGAACGTAATCCCCATGAGCAGGATTGACGATGCTGTGAAGAGAATTCTGAAGGTAAAATTCATGATGGGTCTCTTTGAGATCCCTATGGCTGATCACTGCTG CTTCTCGTATGCTATTGTTGTTATTGGCGAGCAACCATATGCAGAGACAATGGGGGACAACCTTAACTTAACAATTCCTGAACCTGGTTTGAGCACTATGAAGAACGTTTGTGGCTCTATCAagtgtgttgttgttgttatctaTGGACGACCTCttgtgattgaaccttatctatcaTATGTTGATGCTCTCGTAGTTGCATGGATCCCTGGAAGTGAAGGTCAAGGTGTATAA